ATACCTGCATCAGAAGGCAGCACTGTGAGGGGCACATCCTTAGTTTCAATTTTGACTGAAGGCTCCAGCAAGGATTGCATTTTAAGGGGCACTTGGGCCAGGGGCACTTTAGTCACTCGAATCAGCTCAGAAGGCGGAGGTCCCTGAAACTGGATCCTGGTCCCAGAGGGTACTGGATGGAGTGTCAATGGGATCTTCAGGTCTTGAGGATGCTGGGCTCCGAACCCACCAGGCGGCTGAGCCGCAGGGGCATCATTGCCGGCGTGAGCCGGGCTGCTGCGTGATCCAGCTGGTTTGGACGACACAGCTTCTTCCCTCCCCTTGCAGTCCTCACTGGCTACCTCTGCCTGCTCTGCCTTGATTGTTCCTTCTTTCTCAGGCCCCGAGGCCATGCCGTCCCCCCCAGTCTCTTTCACCATCACCTCTTTCTGGCTCTCCTCTGCGTCCCCCCTTTTTTGATCTCCTCCTCTCCTGACAGTGCCGCTGGCCACGAGCTGGGTCCCCTCTTTCCCTGCTCGTCGGGGTGCAGCGGCCTTGAGCTCACCCCTctttctcttgctgcagccgctgcaccccagctggccctcttgctcctgctcctctgctttTCCCTGCAGGGTCCGGGGGGGCTCACtccccccctcctgctccccaggtCCCAGCGcagctgtggggggcagcagctgcttgctggaGGAACTGTGCCCATTCAGGGGGTGCAGCTCCttgcagggggcaccctgcccagggaggggggacaggagctgaggaaggggccccggcctagggggaaggagcaggaggtacggctccctgcccccctgcctggtgagggggtgcaggagcaggtgcTCCAAGCGGGGTGCCTCCTGCCCGCCCGGGGGGTGCGGTTGCCGGGGGGGCTCCTCCTGCGCCCCCCCCTCCATGGCGCAGGCGGGCCCCGGCGGGGGTCACGCCGTCGCAcggcagggaggggggaacagcGAGGACGTGAAGTGGAAAAAGGGGCCCGGCCGATTGTCTCAACTAGCTTCAGGGGGAAGGAGAATGGAGTAACAcggtcctgccccctgcctgcgtgagggggtgcaggaagcaggtgcctcCAATTGCGGGGTGCCCTCCTGCCCGCCCGGGGGGCTCGCGTTGCCGTCGGGGGCTGCCTCTGCGCCACCCCCCTCCAATGGCGCAGGGGGCCCGGGGGATGGATTGTCGCGGATTGTGGTCAGCGCCTCCACTCTGTCGTCTTAGTCAGCGGCTTTTGCTGTTTACTTTCTCGGTTTTTTCCTTCTAGCTAAAACGTTCAAAGCTGCCATATCAGTTCCGCCTCCTACACCCACTTCGAGCGAGGGCCTGCCCGAACTCTCGCGCACAACGTCTCTCTCTGCGCACGCACGATCTGCCTTCCGCGGCTCCGCGCCCCCCCGGGGCCGCCGCACAAGGGCACGGCAAGGTGGCTCACCGACACTGTGCTCCCGTGCCCCGTGATATGACGTCCATGGAGGATGTCGTCATTTCAAATAGGCCACAGTAGTTTTCCTCACGCGCCGCCCATGGGCAGACGCACGGAGCAACAAGAAGCTCTAAGCGCCCGGGGCCGCCGCAAAGGGCAACGGCAGGGGCGCCACGTGCCTCCCGGCGGTTGCCATGGAGACGCGCAACAATGGCGTTCCCACGGCGACCCCGGGAGGAACAAGGGGCAGCCCGGCGCCAGGCagagcggggcaggggcagccccgCCACCGGTCGCTCGCGCCGCGCCGGCCCTGCACGATGAGAGGTTGCGCCGAGCCCTGGCGCGCCCTAGCCCCGCGTGGCATTTTAATTAACGAGCGTCTCCCCGCAGCGTTCGGCCCCCGCGTTTTGCAGCCAGGCCGGCTCTCTGCCGGGCCCGCTCTGAAATCCACGCGGGACCAGGACACGCGCCTGTTGCACGTGCTGCGGTTGCTAACTTATCCCCTGCCCGGCCAGTCCCGGCCCATTGGAGTCAGGGCTGCATCTGGCCCgatggctctgctcctggggcgGCTAATCCACCCCCCGCGCGCAGAGCCCTGTGCCGGGGCCAGCACCAGAAGCGCCCCCTCCTCTATAGCTAGCAGCAGTCCTCCAAGGGAGCATCACACCATAGAGGTGGCCTATCCAGTGGCTAGAAGAGGTCGCATCCGGTGGGGGGCTGTTTCCGGTTCAGCGCATgcggctgcaggaagctgctcGGGCGGTTGCTGCTGCCGCGCTTGGGCCTGGGACGGGGGCGAGGCTGAGCGGCGGCCGGGCCCCCATGGCGAAGAGCAAGTTCGAGTACGTGCGGGACTTCGAGGTGGACGACACGTGCCTGCCCAACTGCTGGGTGGTCACCCGGCTGGACGGCCGCAACTTCCACCGGTGCGAGGGGCGGGGCACTTCCGGGAGGGCCCCCCCGGCAGGTGCGGCTGCTGAGGCGACGCTGTACCCAGGGGGAGTGAGGGATGGGGGCGGGGCCCGGAGCGCGCGAAGGGCTCGGGCCTCCGTTCTCCCGCGGGAAGTGGGAGTGGGGCGCCTGCAGCCCCGCGTTCCCATGGAGACAGCGGGTCCCGGCATGCACTGCTCCCGCTGAGGCCGGGGTGCGGGGCAGCCTTGTGGCCGTGTCTAGCCGCCCTGGGGCGCGGGCGGGGGCAGCTAACGGGGCAGCAGTGGGTCCCCGGAGGTGCTTCTGCGAGAGCGGGGGTCATCAGCGGGGTGCTGTCAAGGCCCGGCCGCCGGAGCAATGGCAGGGAGGAGAATACCTGCATCAGAAAGGTGCTGTGGTCCGTTCAGCGGCACCGGGCGGTCTGGCCTTGGCCCACGGACCGCTTATTGACTGCCCCTGCGTCGTGTCGTCATAGGCCTCAGGGCAGCTGCAGGGAAATGTCATGACTGTtaccttggggggagggaggagagagtgggACTGGCACATAGGCAACATTTATCTCTGGGTTCAGCAGATGTTTTCCATTCTATAGAGATATCTgtactgtgctcatcaccataggatctggggcctggtctacagcTAACACTTAGGTCGGCCTTgctacatcgctcagggctgtgaacatTTCATGCCCTGAGCGCTATAGATAGGTTGACTGAAGGATTCTTCCATTGTTGTAGCTACTGTCTCTTAGAGAGATGGAGCGATGGAAGGCAGCACtgtggtgctgcagcagcacaggtgcaGCACTTGTAGCTATTCTGCCCTAGTATCTGTAGTACAGATGTACCATGAATGCCTTCCCGTAGAGCATTAAGCAGCATGactgttgtttgttctctcttcctctccccaaggacagaagtgtgtgcagtggaatGACTTATTTTGGTAGTGTGTGGGTTTGGGAGAGTCTGACCGTCCTCTCCATAAGCGATaaggcaatggttctcaaacttttgtactggtgacccctttcgcatggcaagcctctgagtgtgacccccccttttataaattaaaacaccttttaatatatttaacaccattataaatgctggagacagtGGGATttaggatggaggctgacagctcatgactccccatataataaccttgtgacccccagtttgagaacccctgcaataaGGGGACTGTAGTAGGCTGGGCTGTGGGTTGATTTGAAGGGCAGTTAAATAGTTGGTGTCTGATCTTGATGAGGGGAAGAGTGCAGTGTATGGCAGTCAGAAGCAGGAAGATTTTCTCGTAGTGTTTTTGACACCTGGAGGGAGTTCATTGACTTCCAAAAATTCTGTTTATGCCAACATGTTCTGAGGAAATAAATGTGATGAAAACAAGTATTTAGGTTCTTGAATCTCTTTTATAAGGTTCATTTCTGTTGAATCTCTATTCTCTTTGAAGCTTTGCTGAGCAGCATGGCTTCAGTAAGCCTAACGATGACCGTGCCCTCCATCTGATGACTAAGTGTGCCCAGACTGTGATGCAAGAGCTGGAGGATATTGTCATGGCTTATGGACAGAGTGATGAGtacagctttgtttttaaaaagaaaagtaactgGTTTAAAAGAAGAGCGAGGTAATTTTTCCTTTTGAGCTTACCAGTTTCCCCATGTTTAATAGTTCTCTCTGAGAACTGGCATGTGCATCTATTGTCCTTACACGTGTACGATGTGGATGGAAACTACATAATTCATTTGTTTGTGGgtgtgatttttatatatatatatgagattGTGATTAGCTATGGTGTATTTGATGTTATGTTTCTGTGTATGATGTTTTTGAAAAGTAAACTTAATAActaagttaaaaacaaacagcaaaagggTGAATAAAAACCATCTTCTACAAAAGAAGGTTTTTTCAGTAACCTATCTCCTCTTCCAACCTCCACTGCTTGGTTCTTAACATGTTTAATTCCAGCAACCACTCAAAAAGGTTCTACCTGCCATTGGTGGTCCATAGAGTCGCAGTATGAAAAGCACTGCTGTCCACCAGAAGCCTTACCACTGATACCCAAATAATTACAGATAGAAAGGTATAATTGTTTTAATATCTaatgtattctctctctcctctctctgtgtctgttgGCTTTGTGTTTGCAAGTAAGTTCATGACTCACGTCGTCTCCCAGTTTGCCTCCAGTTATGTTTTCTACTGGAAGGATTATTTTAAGGACCAGCCACTCCTATATCCACCAGGATTTGATGGACGAGTTGTCTTGTATCCCAGTAACCAGAATTTAAAGGACTATCTCAGCTGGAGACAAGCAGATTGTAAGCATCTTTAGATATCAGGAAAACGAGAACAGTTGATTTTTAGCATAACAATTTATAACTGTTGGGTGTTCTTTTCCTCCTGGGATGAAAACCTTGCACCCCGTTATTGCCAGTGTGTATATGTGCACTCAGCGAAAAAGAAGCTGCTGCATGGCAGAGGGACTCTAGTTTACTTGGTTAAAAACACATCCTTGGAGCTGTTAAGCTGCAGAAGAGTTGGATAACATTCTTAGAAAGCAGATTATTTTACATTCTACAATAATTTTCCAAAAACACCCCAATTTGTATTTTATTCCCCTTTTAACTTCCATTGATCTTGTTTTAGAAAGAGCAATGTGTTATCTGTGATGTTACTTATTTTATGTGTTAATACTCACATTATTTTTACAGGCACACCCATTAATAACATGAGATCCGTAGCAGATACCGGATTGTCATcactaaaatactgaaaatgagcTCAGTACCAGAAGTTTTAGAATCCTCActtgaatgttgttttttttaactgagaggTATAAACATTCAGATTCAGCAATATTGTGTAGCAGAATTACAACAGTCAAATGACGAATATAGGATTTTCCATGCCAGATTAGGTCATTGTTGCAAAGCTAGTATCAAACCTGTGGCAGTGACTAACACCtgttgtttcagaggaaggtgaacaccGTTTGCCATAATGCATCTTACTTAACAATTATGAAATACTTTATGTAGCTGTGAGGAATCAATCTTCTGACCATTCCAGAGATCCATTATGCCATAAAGCATGAGATTGAATTGCAATGATATTACATAA
This sequence is a window from Chelonoidis abingdonii isolate Lonesome George chromosome 7, CheloAbing_2.0, whole genome shotgun sequence. Protein-coding genes within it:
- the THG1L gene encoding putative tRNA(His) guanylyltransferase isoform X2; the encoded protein is MRLQEAARAVAAAALGPGTGARLSGGRAPMAKSKFEYVRDFEVDDTCLPNCWVVTRLDGRNFHRFAEQHGFSKPNDDRALHLMTKCAQTVMQELEDIVMAYGQSDEYSFVFKKKSNWFKRRASKFMTHVVSQFASSYVFYWKDYFKDQPLLYPPGFDGRVVLYPSNQNLKDYLSWRQADCHINNLYNTVFWMLVQRSGLTPIQAQDRLQGTLAGDKNEILFSEFNINYNNEPLMYRKGTVLIWQKVNEVTTKRIKLPKETEEKEVEVTRTRTKAVPLHCDIIGDQFWEEYPEILADS
- the THG1L gene encoding putative tRNA(His) guanylyltransferase isoform X5 → MAGRRIPASESFAEQHGFSKPNDDRALHLMTKCAQTVMQELEDIVMAYGQSDEYSFVFKKKSNWFKRRASKFMTHVVSQFASSYVFYWKDYFKDQPLLYPPGFDGRVVLYPSNQNLKDYLSWRQADCHINNLYNTVFWMLVQRSGLTPIQAQDRLQGTLAGDKNEILFSEFNINYNNEPLMYRKGTVLIWQKVNEVTTKRIKLPKETEEKEVEVTRTRTKAVPLHCDIIGDQFWEEYPEILADS
- the THG1L gene encoding putative tRNA(His) guanylyltransferase isoform X4, producing MEGSTVVLQQHSFAEQHGFSKPNDDRALHLMTKCAQTVMQELEDIVMAYGQSDEYSFVFKKKSNWFKRRASKFMTHVVSQFASSYVFYWKDYFKDQPLLYPPGFDGRVVLYPSNQNLKDYLSWRQADCHINNLYNTVFWMLVQRSGLTPIQAQDRLQGTLAGDKNEILFSEFNINYNNEPLMYRKGTVLIWQKVNEVTTKRIKLPKETEEKEVEVTRTRTKAVPLHCDIIGDQFWEEYPEILADS
- the THG1L gene encoding putative tRNA(His) guanylyltransferase isoform X3 codes for the protein MRLQEAARAVAAAALGPGTGARLSGGRAPMAKSKFEYVRDFEVDDTCLPNCWVVTRLDGRNFHRFAEQHGFSKPNDDRALHLMTKCAQTVMQELEDIVMAYGQSDEYSFVFKKKSNWFKRRASKFMTHVVSQFASSYVFYWKDYFKDQPLLYPPGFDGRVVLYPSNQNLKDYLSWRQADCHINNLYNTVFWMLVQRSGLTPIQAQDRLQVNEVTTKRIKLPKETEEKEVEVTRTRTKAVPLHCDIIGDQFWEEYPEILADS